tattaagattAAAGAGGATAGCAAAAAATATACCATAATTTAATTTCTTCTGTCTTCAACTAGGCAGGAAGCTGCGACTGTCACTGAGATTTGTTTTGAAATGCATTGTAAGGTAATAGAGTCTTTTACCTTAGTACCTCCAGTGTACTGGTTTTACTCATCAGCCAAGTACAGATGGTCTGCATTTCTGCATCACCAAAATAGGTGTAAGTCATTTCCAGCTCTCGCAGGTAGCATGGGTTGGATAACGCTGACGTCACCAACTCTTCACAGATTTTTGCAATGCGATCATTTCGGTTCAGTCTGTTGgtacagaaacaataaaaatgacattaagTTAGAAAGATATAGATGATGATATGTCCAGTTCTATCAAACTGACTCGTGATCCAACACATTATTAGCTGTAAGTGTATTCAGTGCTCTCTGCAGTTTTACATTGCAGTGAGTATTCTAATTCAGTGATGGCAGTAATATAGTAAATATTGATTGCAACAATAAAGTGGTAACAATCATAATGTAGTATTCAttgaaaaacaacagaactgAATAGACAGAATCAGTCCAGTGATGTGCATATGGGGTCTATGTTGAGCACTTCACTGTAGAGACTGACCTGAGTGTCTCCAGTTTAGAGTTGCATAGCCCAACAGAAAGCACGGAGCATAATGATGCCTTCAGTACGTTGCCACTCAGCTCCAGCTCTCTGAGGTTTGGCAGGACTGATTTGATCGCTAATGCCAACTTTTCACATTCTGTGCCTACTATTCCCAGACCTGCAAAGCTGCAAAGGGCAAAAAACACACTTGGATCAAACCAAACTTCCATTGCTGCAAAGAGGGCTGCATATCACTAGAACTACTTCAGTTTATTTCCGTCCCTGAGTTGTTGGGGTTTGAGAAAATACatacaacagaacaaacaaagtAATACTAATAGTTTTACTAACCTTAGAGCTTCTAGTTTACACTGACAGTTTGTCAATGCATCAATCAAGTTCTTTGGAGCATAAAGGCCACTATTTATCAGGTGCAGTTCAGTTAGCACAGAGTTTGGCATTAGAAGAGCTGAGGCGACTGTTTCAGAAGTCCATTTATTAAAATCCACCCCTGAGAGTCTGTAAAGATTCAACGAGACAAAGAGACAAGAGACAAAATGTTATATGATGGTGTAATTGTGCTGTATACCTGTGAGTGGGATatataaaaacagctttaattattgtttatttttcatgggATGACAGCAAAGTGGTGGTTTGCAATCCAAAGATAGCACCGTTTATGAAGCCAGCTCACCTTGcttttctgcagttcctcactgCTGGGACAAGCCTGAAAATACCTTTAGCTGATGGTCTGTATTTCCTCAGGTCAAATTCATCCAGAGGTGTGTTTGACATCAGGATTGAGTcagccagagctgagcactgaaCAGGGGAGATCTCTGTTTCTGGACCGGAGTCTGGTTTCAGATATTGGCGCACCGTATCATGCAGAGAACTGTCCTTCAGCTCGATTAGGCAGTGTACAAGGTTCAGACATCTTTCAGGTGAGCAGTCCCCTAAATCTATACCTAGAAGACTTTTCCTTATTTCCTCAACAACTGCAGAGTGTTCCTCTGTCTGCTGAATCAGACCTTGCAGCAGTTCTTGTGTTGATCTGAGAGACATTCCAGTGAGGAATCTGAGGAACATATCCAGTTCTCCTGTTTTCCTCAGCGTTGAATTACCTATTGAGATTTCAATTAGCTCATCCAAAGGTAAATCAACTGGATCGTTGTCCAAGGTAGATTTGAGCTCTTCCTCAGACCCTTTCAGCAGGAAATCCTTGAGGCTTAAAGAATCTATTTTTTTACTTGCAAAACACCGATACACAAAGAGAGCAGCAAAATACTCTTGAACTGTGAGATGCACAAAGCAGTAGAGCTTCTTAGTGTTGAACACATGTTCTTCTTTAAATATCTCTGTGCACAGCCCACAGTGAACTCCAGCTTTCTCTATGTCAATGCCGTAGATTTTCAGATCATTGCCAGTGAAAATGATGCTGCCTTTGTTCAGCTGTTCAAATGCCATCTTGCctaatttgaaaatgaattctTCATTTAACTTGAATATTTCTTCTGTGTCAGACAAGTCATACTTCTCAGTAGCTATTTGCATTTGAATGAAGAGGAAGTGTGTGTACATCTCAGTAAGAGTTGTAGGAATCgtcatgttttcatcatgaGTTGTGTCCATTTTTCGTAGCAAATACTGAAAAACCTTTGCTGCAATCCAGCAGAAGATGGGTATGTGGCACATTATGTATAAGCTGCGTGACATCAAAATGTGCTTGATAATTCTTTCAGCAATGGCCTTGTCCTCAACCCTGTTTCTgaagtactgtattttctgggcGTCATTAAATCCCCTGACCTCAGTCCACTGGTATACATGCTTGCGAGGGATGCGTTTAATTGCTCCTGGTCTGGACGTTATCCAGACGAGTGCGGAAGGAAGAAGATGTTCCCGGATGAGGTTGGTCACCAGTATGTCCACGGATGCTTCCTTGGTGGCATCGGTcaatattttggcttttttaaaatccagCTGAAGTTGGGTTTCATCAAGGCCgtcaaaaatgaacaaaactcTGTGAGTGGCAAATATTTTTGCAACAGctacatttttaagttttgagTGGAATTGTTTTACAAGTGTCTCAAGGCTAAATTTGTCCTCTAGGACCAGATTCAGCTCCCTGAACTGTAGCACAAAGATGAAGTCCAAGTCCTGATTGGCTCGACCATCTGCCCAGTCAAGTATGAACTTCTTCACAGAGACAGTTTTTCCAATGCCAGCAATTCCCTTTGTCATCACAGTCCTCGCATTCCTACTTTGTCCAGCTGAGACGCTGCCTTCTGATGTACTTTTAAAGATGTCATTGCAGTTGATTTTTGTGCCCTCAGCTGTTTGGCTCCTTGACTTATCTTCAAGCTCCCAGATCTCGTGTTCTGTATTGACGCGTTCACTCTCCCCCTGAATAATGTGAAGCTCTGTGTAAATTTCATCCAGTGATCTTGCATCACTATGATTTTTATCAGTGCCTTCAAACTCATATGTAAACCTTTCCCTCAGATATGCTTTGTGCTTTTTGATGACTTCTTTGATGTCATCTTCTGCTGCAAAGACAGTCACAAAAACGATTACGTCCAAACAGTAACCGACGTGTGTAGTGCATTTCATTGTGTTAATGCATTGAAATTGCAAAACTATGCCTTGGAATAGACTGAAAATGccatgtgtcagtgtttgattGGCTGTTGCACATGTTGGTTTATTACTACATGAATCActaatttattattatcatatcaGGAGAGGTGAGCTCATCAAATAAAGCTCACATACTTTCACATGCTGCTGCCTTAATTTCCTGCAGGATTCTGAAGAAGACAGATTTGGCTTTTGTAGATGTGAGGGCCCTGTAGAGCACCCTCATCTTTTCCTGATTGGTCCCAGCTGCTTCGATGTTGGCATACATCTCCTTATGGAGTACCTGCTTTTGGAGCATCTGGTCTGCTATGGGCATCACTAAAGGGACAGTCTGAATAAGATCAGCCCTGTTTTTGTCCACCCAGGCAGCTTCTTTAAAAAGAAGACCACATAATGACGCGTGTCATTAGAAACACTGCATTTTGGACACCTGATTTCAAAAGCAGTATTTTATGATCACcagtttgaaatatttactttttagaTTAGAAACTTTACTCACCTTCCTCCTCAGTAGGATCATGTGTTTGAGAGAGGACATGActgacaaatgacaaaacacagtTATCACTTTTGTAACTATTAGTGTATGTTTATATTCGCAGTACATATATGTGCATTATATGTTCATTTAGCTATGTACACATAAACATACTGTTTTAGTTTCACCTTGGCTTATTAACTTCAGAGGCTGCATACTTGTGTCCCAGAGCGCTGCTGTTCTGACGACCACCTGTTTTTTCAGAGGAAGTTTCTTTTTCAGTCCTTAAAGTTTCCTCTGCTGTCTCTTTTATGGTTCCAGACTCCACCCGCTGAACCTCTTCTCCACGTTTCTCTGCGGTGGGAACCCTCTCTTCCTTTTGGTTATGTTTGTAACACCCATTTTCATCTATTTTACCTCTCCTGACTGCAGAACATTGGCTCCCCATGTTGTTTGTTCTCCAGCATCAGCTCAGGGATTCTGTCATTTGGAAAGAAGTCATAAGTCACTGAGTGTCCTGCTGTGCTAGCTGAAGAACTGTCAGTCTGCTGTGTTtagggcagtcgtggcctaatggatagagagttggacttgtaacctaaaagttgtgggttcgagtctcaggagCGGtaggaattgttggtggggcAGCGTGAATagccaccttcaataccatgactgaggtgagacccttgagcaaggcaccaaactCCCAAATACTCAGGGTGCTCAATGATGCTGTGttagcacaaattctgagtataCTTGGTATAtacaaagtcactttcacttcactttatgtAGCCTTTACAACAGGGCTGTGGGTCTTTTACTGTCTGTCTTTTAATATGCaccattttgtgttttagacaatttgattcattttcttttctaaatgtaAAGCATTAGATTTGTGAGACTCATGTTGGTTTTTAAGATG
This genomic window from Mastacembelus armatus chromosome 8, fMasArm1.2, whole genome shotgun sequence contains:
- the LOC113141338 gene encoding protein NLRC3-like isoform X2, translating into MGSQCSAVRRGKIDENGCYKHNQKEERVPTAEKRGEEVQRVESGTIKETAEETLRTEKETSSEKTGGRQNSSALGHKYAASEVNKPSHVLSQTHDPTEEEEAAWVDKNRADLIQTVPLVMPIADQMLQKQVLHKEMYANIEAAGTNQEKMRVLYRALTSTKAKSVFFRILQEIKAAACEKDDIKEVIKKHKAYLRERFTYEFEGTDKNHSDARSLDEIYTELHIIQGESERVNTEHEIWELEDKSRSQTAEGTKINCNDIFKSTSEGSVSAGQSRNARTVMTKGIAGIGKTVSVKKFILDWADGRANQDLDFIFVLQFRELNLVLEDKFSLETLVKQFHSKLKNVAVAKIFATHRVLFIFDGLDETQLQLDFKKAKILTDATKEASVDILVTNLIREHLLPSALVWITSRPGAIKRIPRKHVYQWTEVRGFNDAQKIQYFRNRVEDKAIAERIIKHILMSRSLYIMCHIPIFCWIAAKVFQYLLRKMDTTHDENMTIPTTLTEMYTHFLFIQMQIATEKYDLSDTEEIFKLNEEFIFKLGKMAFEQLNKGSIIFTGNDLKIYGIDIEKAGVHCGLCTEIFKEEHVFNTKKLYCFVHLTVQEYFAALFVYRCFASKKIDSLSLKDFLLKGSEEELKSTLDNDPVDLPLDELIEISIGNSTLRKTGELDMFLRFLTGMSLRSTQELLQGLIQQTEEHSAVVEEIRKSLLGIDLGDCSPERCLNLVHCLIELKDSSLHDTVRQYLKPDSGPETEISPVQCSALADSILMSNTPLDEFDLRKYRPSAKGIFRLVPAVRNCRKARLSGVDFNKWTSETVASALLMPNSVLTELHLINSGLYAPKNLIDALTNCQCKLEALSFAGLGIVGTECEKLALAIKSVLPNLRELELSGNVLKASLCSVLSVGLCNSKLETLRLNRNDRIAKICEELVTSALSNPCYLRELEMTYTYFGDAEMQTICTWLMSKTSTLEVLSLSHNKLSEKGCETLASALSSETCRLRELDMSYNNLGDSGVMVLCEALMKPHCGLKTLRLSFCKVAQDGCACLVSALRSDHCSLRELDLSFNHLPGQGVEQLTEMQRDSCYSLEKLSVDHNEECWIDLKLLRKYACDLTLDPNTAGVHIVVTEDKKMATYDNEKQPYPEHSDRFPTSQVLCEDGLTGRHYWEVECVLADVGVAYKSIKRDGDCSSEYSLGGNEKSWCWDNEGRFLHNSFKEEFLTSTKRSTIGVYLDWPAGILCFFEVFTDELTLLYSVRTTFTEPLHPGFSLAHGSVRLCKIK
- the LOC113141338 gene encoding protein NLRC3-like isoform X1, whose protein sequence is MGSQCSAVRRGKIDENGCYKHNQKEERVPTAEKRGEEVQRVESGTIKETAEETLRTEKETSSEKTGGRQNSSALGHKYAASEVNKPSHVLSQTHDPTEEEEAAWVDKNRADLIQTVPLVMPIADQMLQKQVLHKEMYANIEAAGTNQEKMRVLYRALTSTKAKSVFFRILQEIKAAACETEDDIKEVIKKHKAYLRERFTYEFEGTDKNHSDARSLDEIYTELHIIQGESERVNTEHEIWELEDKSRSQTAEGTKINCNDIFKSTSEGSVSAGQSRNARTVMTKGIAGIGKTVSVKKFILDWADGRANQDLDFIFVLQFRELNLVLEDKFSLETLVKQFHSKLKNVAVAKIFATHRVLFIFDGLDETQLQLDFKKAKILTDATKEASVDILVTNLIREHLLPSALVWITSRPGAIKRIPRKHVYQWTEVRGFNDAQKIQYFRNRVEDKAIAERIIKHILMSRSLYIMCHIPIFCWIAAKVFQYLLRKMDTTHDENMTIPTTLTEMYTHFLFIQMQIATEKYDLSDTEEIFKLNEEFIFKLGKMAFEQLNKGSIIFTGNDLKIYGIDIEKAGVHCGLCTEIFKEEHVFNTKKLYCFVHLTVQEYFAALFVYRCFASKKIDSLSLKDFLLKGSEEELKSTLDNDPVDLPLDELIEISIGNSTLRKTGELDMFLRFLTGMSLRSTQELLQGLIQQTEEHSAVVEEIRKSLLGIDLGDCSPERCLNLVHCLIELKDSSLHDTVRQYLKPDSGPETEISPVQCSALADSILMSNTPLDEFDLRKYRPSAKGIFRLVPAVRNCRKARLSGVDFNKWTSETVASALLMPNSVLTELHLINSGLYAPKNLIDALTNCQCKLEALSFAGLGIVGTECEKLALAIKSVLPNLRELELSGNVLKASLCSVLSVGLCNSKLETLRLNRNDRIAKICEELVTSALSNPCYLRELEMTYTYFGDAEMQTICTWLMSKTSTLEVLSLSHNKLSEKGCETLASALSSETCRLRELDMSYNNLGDSGVMVLCEALMKPHCGLKTLRLSFCKVAQDGCACLVSALRSDHCSLRELDLSFNHLPGQGVEQLTEMQRDSCYSLEKLSVDHNEECWIDLKLLRKYACDLTLDPNTAGVHIVVTEDKKMATYDNEKQPYPEHSDRFPTSQVLCEDGLTGRHYWEVECVLADVGVAYKSIKRDGDCSSEYSLGGNEKSWCWDNEGRFLHNSFKEEFLTSTKRSTIGVYLDWPAGILCFFEVFTDELTLLYSVRTTFTEPLHPGFSLAHGSVRLCKIK